CACCGGTACGAGCACCTTGCGAATGCTCAACTGCTTCTTGATGTCCTCCTCTTGCAGCTGCTCTGACATACCGGGTGAAGGTATGGTTTAGTTGTGTTTGGAAGGTGGATTCTAGCGGGCTTGGAATAGATTCGTAGCTATGAACAAGATCTATTTCCTCTCCAGCTGTAGCACCTGTCAACGGATCATGAATGAACTCGGTGATCTGTCCGACTTCGAACTGCAAGACATCAAAGGGAAGAATATCTCCCCCTCGGAACTGGATGCGATCAAAGAAAAGGTGGGCAGCTATGAGGCTCTGTTCAGCAAACGGGCCATGAAGTATCGCTCGATGGGCCTCAATGAGATGGAACTGTCAGAACGGGATTATCGCAAGTACATGCTAGAGGAGTACACTTTCTTGAAACGACCTTTTATACTCATTGGAGATGAAGTCTTTGTCGGGAATTCGAAGAAGACCGTGGAAGCTGCCAAGAAGGCGGTGCAACAAGACTGAATCATGCAGCACACCCCGAGCATATCTCTTTGCTGCGCCCTAGGGCTTTTCTTTTCCGCTTATCCGGGAGGCTCTGCGGGTCACTCATGCGGGATGGGCAAAGCAAAGGGCCGTGTGGATAATGATCTATCTGATCCAGGTCATGAATAGGTCTTCCGTCCTTCCCCACCTCGCCCTGCTTGCGGTCAACTGTATCTATGGTGCCAACTATGTGGTGGCCAAGGGGCTTATGCCGGATATCATCGGGCCCAGTGGCTTCATCCTGCTCAGGGTCATCGGGGCGGTTTTGGTCTTCTGGATCTTCTTGTCCATGAGCTGGGAAAAGGTCGAGCGGAAGGACTTGTTGCGAATAGCTGTCGCGGCCATTTTCGGTGTGGCTTTGAACCAGCTGCTCTTTTTCAATGGCCTCAATCATACCAGCCCGATAAATAGCGCCATCATCATGACCACCAATCCGATCATGGTGCTTGTCATGGCGAGCCTGATACTAGGGGAGCGGATAACAAAAAGGCGCGCATTAGGAGTTGCTCTGGGCTTCATCGGAGCTACTACCTTGATCCTGCTCACTGGGAGGAGCGGAGTCGGGGGAGCGAGTATCAAGGGGGATGTGATGATATTCATCAACTCCCTTTCTTTCGGAGTCTATCTGGTCATGGTCAAGCCCTTGATGCTCAAGTACCGGCCGCTGACAGTCATCTCCTGGGTCTTCTTGTTCGGATTGCTGTACGTGATCCCCTTCGGCTGGGTGCAATTCTCAGAAGTGGAATGGTCGACTCTCAGTAGCACATCTATCTGGAGCATGGTCTATGTGGTGCTTGCCGTGACCGTTCTGGCCTATGGTCTCAACCTTTATGCCTTGAGCAAGGTCAGCCCCAATGTAGTGAGTAGCTATATCTACTTGCAGCCCGTGTTGGCAGGACTCTTCGGACTTCTTTTCTTCTACCTAGGCACCTATGGGATGGATAAGCCGGTCTTCACCTGGCCCATGCTAGGTGCTACGCTGATGATCTTCACGGGGGTGTGGATGGTCTCCAAAAGAGGCCGATAGACCAAGGTCACTCAACAATCGTTGTACTCACAATCGGTCCCTTCGGGCTCGAATTCCAAGGTTGCATGATCGATCTGCTCAGCATGGAGCACCTCCCGTAAGGACTTCTTCAGCGACTCCACATCGACCGGTGCCATATCCTGAGGCACCACCACATGGGCTGTAAGTACATGATGCTCCCCATCCATGGACCAGATGTGCAGATCATGTACAGATACCACCGTATCGTGCTTCATCAAGAGCTTGCGTATCTGGTCGATGTCTATCTCTTCAGGGACGTCCTGCAAGAAGGTCATCAAGGCTCCTCTCAGGTTCTTGTAGACATTGGACAGGATGTAGATAGCGATGAGCAGAGAGAGGATAGG
This window of the Flavobacteriales bacterium genome carries:
- a CDS encoding DMT family transporter, whose amino-acid sequence is MNRSSVLPHLALLAVNCIYGANYVVAKGLMPDIIGPSGFILLRVIGAVLVFWIFLSMSWEKVERKDLLRIAVAAIFGVALNQLLFFNGLNHTSPINSAIIMTTNPIMVLVMASLILGERITKRRALGVALGFIGATTLILLTGRSGVGGASIKGDVMIFINSLSFGVYLVMVKPLMLKYRPLTVISWVFLFGLLYVIPFGWVQFSEVEWSTLSSTSIWSMVYVVLAVTVLAYGLNLYALSKVSPNVVSSYIYLQPVLAGLFGLLFFYLGTYGMDKPVFTWPMLGATLMIFTGVWMVSKRGR